The DNA region AAGAGCCCCTGGGCAGGCCGGGAGGCCGCAAGGATCTCATCGGAAGTCTTTGCCCGCATGGCATGGAGGGGGTCCTTCGCCCTGTCGCATTTGAGAGCCTTCGCCACATCAATCCCTATCTCTTCCATAGGTTTCATGTCATACCATTTCTTCCGAAGGTGCCTGTTGCGGCCGTATACCCCGCCGCTCTCGGCGATGGCACGGTGAAAAAGCCCCTTCGCAAGCGGTGATACCATGAGCCTCGAGACGCTCCCCGAGCCCGCCGATTCCCCGAAAATGGTCACACAGCCGGGATCCCCCCCGAGATTCCCGATATTTTTCCTCACCCACTGGAGGGCGGCTATCTGGTCCAGAAGGCCATAGTTCCCCGAGACTCCATGCTCTGACTCCTTTGAGAGGAGCGGGTGGGCCAGGAAGCCGAAGGGGCCCAGACGGTAGTTGATGGTGACAAGGACGATGCCCTGGCGGGCAAAGCGCTTCCCGTCGTAAAGTCTTGCCGCGCCTCCACCCGTGGTGCAGCCTCCCCCATGAATCCATACCATCACGGGGAGCTTCTTCTCCCCCCCCTTTGCGGGAGCCCAAACGTTAAGATAAAGACAGTCCTCGCTCATTCTGCCCTGTTCTGCATGAATAAGCTCCTGCTTTGGCTGAGGGCACCAGGGACCGAATGCGCTGCAGTCCTTTAAGCCATCCCAGGGTTTGACAGGCTGCGGAGGCCTCCACCGCAGGGCACCCACGGGTGGCGCGGCAAAGGGAATGCCCTTCCACACAAGGATGCCATCCTCAAGAGTCCCTTTTACCATCCCTGCCCCGGTCCTGGCAGCAAGGCCGTCACTTCCACTTGCGCCGGAGAAAGCCCCTGTTGAAAAGACTCCCAGGCAGATGAGCACAAGAGCAATCAAAGGTGCAAGACGTTCTATTTTCACTTTTCTCTCTCCATGCGGGGACGTGTTGATTCAATAGTTCTCCCCGCGGCTTTACATTCCTACCGCCAATTCCCCTTCTTCACGGAGCCTTCACTGAGTTTTCATACTCCCTTCACAGAACTGCCCTATAATGATATTCAGAACAGGGCAAGGAAGGTGAATAAAATGATTACCAGAGTGTTTGAAGGCAATGGAATTCCTCTGATCACAGGCTGCTCGCCCAACTGCATCTTCTCGCTTGTGGGCCTGACGATGGGGGCATATGGCGGCCGATAGGCCTATGAAGGCTTCCGGGAGCCGGGCCCCTTGTCAAGGCGGAGGCCGTCGATAATGATGAAGTCATCTTCTTCGGATATCTTCGCTTTTTCACCGGCATCTGCCTGCTCGGCCTGGACATCCTTCACGGCCTCCTGGACCTTTCCTTCTAAGGAGCGGCCGTCAAGGGCCATCATCTTCAGGGTGCCGTATTCCTGGGTGAAGACGGTGGTGCCGTCGGGCGCCACCTGCAGATCGCCAGCCCAGCCAAAGCCGTCGTTTCTTGAAAAAGGCTTTCCCGTTGCGGCATCAAGCCCATAGACTGTTTTTCCCACCTGCACGAAGAGCGCCCCTTTCGGCGAGAGCGCCTGGGGGCCGAGCTTCGCTCCTGCGGGGATATCGAGAGTCCAGAGAGGCGTTCCCTTTTCCATATCGAGAGCCTGGAGCTTGTCGCCGTCTTTCACGGTGAGCATGCCCTCCTCAGGGAACATCCGGACATAGCGCTCATCACCCTGGGCCTTGCTCTCCCAGAGGGTTTTTCCCGTGACGGTGTCAAGGCAGAGGAGCGTTGAGGACTTCTGGCCGTCACCCACGATGAGCTTCCCGCCGTGGGCGCCATGAAGCGTGACGCTTGAGATCCCCAGGTCGGCCGGTGTGCGCTCCCACTCCACGCCGCCCTTTTCCCTGTTCCTGACTTCCAGTTTTTCATTCTTCGGGATATAGACATGATCGCGGTCCTGGGGAAAAAAGCAGCTGTTGCGGCCGTCGGCCCTCCAGAGCTCCTTCCCCTTCGGTGACAGCGCCATGACATCATTACCGCTTGTCACGATGGCGGTGCCGGAGCTGTCTATGCCCACGATGGAAGGCGAGTACTTCCCTACTTTTCGCGAATACTTCTCGTCGCCGTCGGGGGTGAGGGCCACAAGCCGCTCTCCCCGGAAGGTGAAGATGGTCCCGTCAGGGCCTACCTGTGGTGCAGGGTCCCACAGGCCGGTCTTGTTGCATTTATAGCTCCATTTTTCCTTGCCCGTCGAGGGATCAAGGCCATAAAGCCTGTCAAAGCCCAGCATTACAAGGAGGGTACTGTCCTTCCCCGTGGTGAGATAGCTTGCCGAGGGCTCAGAGTCGAACTCCTTCTGCCATGCCACCTGGCCCCTGGCCGTGTCATATTTCGCCAGAGTCTTGTATCCTACCCCGTAAAGAGAGCCGTCTTCCATAAGCTTCATGCCCCCCGAGCTGCCGTGGACGCCAGGGAAGGCTACTTCCCAGAGGGGGCCGCTTTTCTGCTCAAAGAGCGCCGAGAGGGCGTCGAGGCTCACCGGTCCGCCCGATGCGGCATTCCTGAAGGAGGCTGCCATGAAACCTCTTGACGGCAGCTCCGATGAGAGGGAGGGTGATCCCACCGTGACAGAATCCGAGGGAGGAAGGTCCTCCTTCTGATTCCCCTCCCTGTGAAGCTTCATTGAAGGGGGGGTACTTCCCGTGTATCCCGCTTTCTTGATCTCCATTGCCATCACCCTGCTTTCAGAGGTATCGCCTGCTGCCTGCACAAGTAGCGGCCTGCCGCGGCTCTCATAAATGCCGGAAGCCATGCGATTGTATTATATCATGCCTTTGCAGAAAAGTAATGAAACGAAATGTTAATATTCCGGCAGACCGCCCGGTATGGCGAGTGCGGCTCTACCTGAAGAAGGGGAGACCCAGGGTTTTTCTCAGCTTGATGAGGACTCCGGGGTCGCTGGTCTCTATGTAGGTGGAGAGGAGATCGCGCTCATACTCGCCCAGGCGGGCCAGGAAAGTCTCAGGCTCCAATTGCACCTCGCTGGCGAGAGCTATTACCGCAGGGTGATCAGGTCCCCCCTTGGACACCTCTTCCTTCGGCGATTCCGACGATGCCCCCTCTTCATTTTTCTCAAGAAGCGATTCTACGAAGCTCTTTACCGAGGGAAGGTCCTCCTCGGGAAGCTGATCAAGCATTGCTTCGATTTCCTGCCGGACTTCAGGGAGTTCCATGGCGCCTCCTGGAAATTATAAATGGCCTGGTAAACAATCATATTCAAGCCGGGCTTTCATATCCCCTGCTGAACCCGCCGGGAATGACAATCATGCCAGAGGAACTTTTCCTGGTATATCGCCTCGAAAATAAAGGAATAAGCAGCACCCTCTCTCTAATATTATTCAGGGAAGGAAAGGAGATTCACCTTGTCAGGATTGCTGATCCTCATTGCCGAAGACGACAGGACCCACAACACCGTCCTCAAGGATTACCTGGAAAAGATAGGTTACAGGACGGCCTCTGCCTTTGACGGGAAAGAGGCGCTGGAGCTCTTTTCAAGGCTGAAGCCCGATTTCGTCCTTCTGGATGTCATGATGCCCCATATGGACGGTATCGAGGTGTGCCGGACCTTGAGGAAAACCTCAGATACGCCCATCCTGATGCTCACTGCGCTCTCCGAAGAGACCGACAAGCTCATAGGTCTTGAAATCGGCGCCGACGACTACCTCACCAAGCCTTTCAGCCTCAAGGAAGTGGCGGCACGCATAAAGGCAATCATGCGCAGGTTCCGCTCCGGAGGAGAGGCTGGCAGCAACAAGGCAAAGATTGTCTCGGGCGACATGCTCATTGACACGGAAGCCTGCTCGGTGATACTCAGGGGCCTGGAATTGAAGCTTACGGCTACGGAGTTCAAGATACTTGAAGTCTTTGCGAGGCACCCCGGGAAGGTGCTGAGCCGCTCGCATATCGCCGAGCTCGCCTATGGCGACACTTTCGAAGGCTTTGACCGGACAATTGACGCCCATATCAAAAATATAAGGCATAAATGCTCCTCCGTGGTGCCCGAGCACGACTTTATCGAGACCTCAAGAGGACTGGGGTACAAGTTCATCGCCCAGGGCGAGCAGGGCAGATAACTTCTTCCCGGCAGCCTTTCGCCGTTTTTTCACTGTATATTCATTATCCCTTCACATAAAGCCGATATACTATATCCAGTCGGGAAAGCTCCCTGCAGAGGGCCCCCGGCTTCCTGAAGAGGAATGGAAAGATGGGAAGAGGCAATGAAGTCAGTTAAAGAGTTCCTGAAACAGTTCTACGAGTTCTCTCCGAAAAAGATTTTCCTCTACATGGCCTGCACTCTCTCGAGCGCCATCCTGGAAGGTATCTCGCTCCTTCTGCTCGTGCCCTTCCTCAGCGCCGCAGGGATGGGTCCCTCCGCCGCGGCGGGAAAGCCCGCCTTTGACGAAAAGCTTCTCGTGGTGATACTGCTTCTCTTTCTCCTTATCACCATAATAGAGGAATTTATCAAGCGGAGCACCTCCATCCTGATGATCGCCCTCAAGGCGGGATTTTACAGGGCGCTGAGCGACCGCTTCTACGAGGCCTTTGCCTGCTCGCGGTGGCAGGTAATCCTGAAACAGAGGAGATCCGACATCGCCAATGCCCTCACCAACGAGCTCAAGACCATCGACATAGGGACCCAGATATCGCTCCAGACTTTCAGCACCATTCCCTCGGTGCTCATCCAGATAGTGGTCGCTTTTGTCTTATCCTGGCAGGTGACTCTCGCAGCCATCGCCTGCGGCATTCTTTTCTTCCATGTCATGAAGCCGGTGAACAGAAAGCTCGGTGACATAGCTGAATCTCTTAACAACGTGCTCAGGGACAGCCTTTCCGACGTGAATGAGCACCTGGGCGGCATCAAGGAGATAAAAGGGTACAGCGCGGAAAAGGTCCACTCAGAGCGCTATCAGAAAAAGACCCGCAGGACGGAAGAGCAATACGTGCAGTTCATCAGGACCTTCTCCACTTCCAATTTCATCTACAATACCGCAACAATCATCATGCTGGCCATCTTCATATATGGCGCCGTGGCCCTCTTTCACGAGAGCGTCGTGAAGCTCATCGTCCTCTCAATAGTATTCTTCAGGATATGGCCCCTCTTTGCCACCTACCAGACATCCCTCCAGTTTTTCATCATGATGATCCCGGCATGGGAGAGCTTCTCGAACAGGATGAGGGAGCTTGAGGAAGCCCGGGAGGAATCCATGGAAAAGCCCGGCACAGAGCCGATGGTATTACAGCAGGGCATAGAAGTGAAGGATGTCACCTTCTCCTATAATCAGGAAGAAATACCTACCCTCCGGCACGTGAGCCTCTCCATCCCCGCCCACTCCTTTGTGGCCGTCACGGGGCTCTCCGGCTCGGGAAAGAGCACCTTTGTCGATATACTGCTGGGCCTGCTTGAGCCCTCGTCAGGCGAGGTCACCATTGACGGGGAGACGCTGAATCCCGCGATGGCTCACCTCTGGCGAAGCGCCATAGGCTTCGTGCCGCAGGACACCTTTCTTTTCAACGGCACCGTGAGGGAGAACCTGCTGTGGTCCCGGCCTTCCGCCACTGACGAAGAGATCATGGAGGCACTGAAGCTTGCCGCCGCCGATGATTTCGTCAAGGCCCTTCCCCAGAGCCTTGACACCGAATGCGGCGACAGGGGCACGCGCTTTTCGGGAGGCGAGCGCCAGAGGATCGCCCTGGCGAGGGCCCTCCTCAGGAGCCCGTCGCTTCTCGTGCTGGATGAGGCCACGAGCTCCCTGGACACGGAAAATGAAAAGAGGATCATTGACGCCATAAAAAGCCTTCACGGGAAGATGACCATCCTGATAGTGGCCCACCGCCTCTCAACCATAAGGGAGGCTGACGAGATCGTGCTTTTCGAGAACGGCTCGGCGATAGAAAAAGGAACCTTCGGGATGCTGATGGAGCGGGAAAACGGGAGATTCCATGATCTGGCCCGTGAATATGCGATGAAATAAAAGGAGGCGAGAGCATGCTTCTGACATTCCAGTCATTCACCAACAATCCCTATGTCTATGATCCCCGGTCCAACGAGATCTTCAGGGTTGACGAGCATGTCTTCGAAGAGCTCACCACAGCCGGCGGGAACATCTCGGAAATCCGTGATGAAAAAGTGAGACAGGGCTTCCGGGACGCCGGTGTGAGCGACGAGGTGCTGCCGCTCGAGGACCATGATCTGTTCAAGAAAGAGATAGATGCCATGCAGATCGGCATGCGGAAGCTCATTATCGGCCTTGCCCACACCTGCAACCTCCGCTGCAAGTACTGCATATACTCGGGAAACTATGCCGACGAGCGATCCCACGAGGGAAAACAGATGACAGAAGAGACAGCAGACAGGCTCATCGACGTCTTCTATGTCAAAAGAGGCGATGATTACCCGAAAATGTGCATCTTTTACGGCGGTGAGCCCTTCACCAACTTCCCCATCCTGAAGAGGATAGTGGAAAAAATCACGGCCCTCAGGGATGACGTGGGCTTCAGCGCCACGACAAACGGCCTGATGCTGAAAAACGAGGAGATCCTGGATTTCATCAAAAGCTATGACTTTGTCATCAACATAAGCTTTGACGGCCCCTCGCAGGAAGCCATGCGCATCGACCAGAACGGCCGGGGAACCTTTAATGACCTCATGGGCCTCATAGAGCACATAGCCGAAAAATACCCTGATTTTTACAGGGAAAAAGTGGGCTTCAACGTGACGGTGACGCCGGCATCGGACCTCCACGAGACCGTGGAGTTCTTCAACACGAATCCCCTCTTCAGTGGCAAGACGCTGAACGTCATCAGGCACTATGACCCCGACAACGTCTTCTGCAGGAAGTACGATCTGATGGACCATGAAAAGACGCTCCGCGATGAATTCGACAAGCTCAGGAGAGAGTACCCCGCGGTCTTCAAGGAGCACAGGCCCTTCCACGACGGCTGCTACCTCTCTCCCCTCGCGCGCCTCGACCAGAGGCCCATGGGCGACGTGACAAGACTCCCCCTCAACTCATGCTGCTACCCCGGCCTCAATGCCGTATTCGTGGATATAGACGGCACCTGCTCGCCCTGCGAGCGCACAGAGCACATCAAGCTCGGGAGCATCTATGACGACGAGCCCGTTAACCTGAAAACCGCCGAGGAGCTCGTGAAGAAATACCAGGAAATTGCAGGCAGGCACTGCCCCCGGTGCTGGGCCGCACGCCTCTGCGCCAAGTGCTTCTCCCACGTGAGGAGAGGCACTGTCACCGAGGAGAACTTTGTAGCCAACTGTGACGACTTCAGGGAATCCTTCCGAAAGTCGATGGAGCTCTTCACGACCATCAAGGAAATTGACGAGAATGCCTTTGCCGACGTGAAGGTGATCACGGAGCTCCCGGTGAAGGAGAAGCAGAAGGCATAGGGAGCAAATATGCTGCTTGACTATAAAAGCATTTTCACGGAATTGAACCGGCTCGCCATCGACTACGTGGTAGTCGGAGGAATGGCCGTCAACTTTCACGGCATTCCAAGGATGACCTACGACATAGATCTCATGATCCTGCTGGAAAAGGACAATATTGAAAAGACCGTGAGGCTGCTCATACAATGGGGCTACAGGGTAAGGATTCCCGTTGATCCCATGGAGCTGGCGGATGAGGAGAAGAGGAATTCCTGGAGATCGGAAAAGAATATGAAAGCGATGAATTTTTATTCTGATACGCTGGCAATCGGAGAAATAGACATACTCTTTGATTCACCGGTTTCCTATGAGGTTATGAAAGCCCATGCCGCGATCATGGAAATCGGAAAAGAGAAGATACCCTTTGCCTCCATCCAGGATCTTATCGCAATGAAAGAGCATGCGGGGCGAAGGCAGGACCTCAGTGATATTGAGCATCTGCGCCTGATTATGGAGAGATGATGGAAGAGCAGAAAAAGGGCTTCAGCTACACGGTGAGCCCCTCTCAGATTGACGAGTACAAGAGCTGGCCCGTTGAACGCCGGCTCGAATGGCTGCTCTACGGCAACATGCTGAGAAGAGAGCTCCCCGAGAAAACCAGGGAGCTCCACGATGCCTTCCGTGAAGGCCGGCAGTAATAGCCCTCGGAAGTTGCCCTTTCCTGCTCCTCTGTGTATAACAGAAAAAAGAAAGGTGGGTGTTCCATGGAAGAAAGACAGGTTCTTGATACCTCCATCGACACCGTGACGGTGTTCCACAAGGCGGCGCTGGTGCAGAGGCTCGGAAGGCTCCCTGATCTTACGGGAAAGATCACTGCGCAGTTCCTGGTGAAGGGGCTCCCCCTCGCCATGGACAGCGCCTCCCTGAGGGTCGGCGTCATCGACCGGAGCGGGTGGAAAGAGACTGACGGGAAGGAAGAGCAGGCAGGGAAAAGGATCAAGTTCATCCACCGGTCGGGATGGACCGTGCGGAATATCATCGTGGAAGTGGACCGGATTGACGACGAGCAGAAGGCTGCTGAAGAGAGCCCCGCCACCCTTGAGCCCCTGGAAGATGAGATAATAAGGCTTGGCGGCGAGATGAAAGGTCTTCAGAGCCAGATAGACGAGGTGAAAAAATGGATGGCGATGCCGCCATCACTTCCCGCCGGTGAAGAGAATGTGGCCATGAAGCCCTTTCCCTTCCATGCATGGGAAGGCTTCGTAAAAACCTGCGAAAAGCACCTTGAGAGGCTCAGCGTCAGGAAGCGGGAGATTCAACGGAAGCTCAGCGAAGCGGTCCAGAGAGAGCAGCAGGCAAGGGCGCTTCTTGAGAGAGGGCGCCTCGCACGGTGCGCCACCGCCCCCGTCCGCTACTGCAGAAACCTCGTCATCACGCTTGCAAGGATAAGCGAATCCGGTGAGGCCCCTGAGAGCCTCGAGCTGTCGTACATTGTGCCCGGCGCCTGCTGGAAGCCCGTCTACTCCCTTCATATAGACAAGGAGTATAAGAACGTGCGCCTGGTCATGGGAGCCCAGGTGGCCCAGCGAAGCGGCGAGGACTGGCCCCAGGCGAAGCTCCGCTTCTCCGGTGCGTCACTTCAGAGGGTCCTTGCTCTTCCGGATCTCCCCTCGAAAAGGATAGGAAGAGCGCAGAAGCTCAAGCCTCCCTCTTACCGCGTCAAGGCACCGCCGCCCCAGGATCTGTTTGCTGCCTTTGACAGGTGGCTCCAGCAGGAAAAAGTTGCCGAGAAGCCTCTTTTCACCACTGTGGACTTTCTTTTTGACAGCTACGAGAAAACCGCGGGGCAGATCATTGCCGAATCCACAGGGGCTTATCCCCCTTCCAGCGCTGCCTCAGTGGAAAGGACTCTCCAGAAGGCAGGGAAAGCCTCCGCCCCCCGCGCCAAGGAAAGCCCGTCCGCCCGCGGCACCTCTCCCCACGAGACGGTAAAGCAGCTTCTTAAAAGAGCTTTTCAGGCCCCGAGCGAAGAACAGGCCGTACAGCTCTATGAGGAAGTGCTGACCCTTGACCCGACAAATCCCACGGCATGCAGGGAGCTCACCAGGCTGGCGTCTTCTCTTTTCGATGATGAGCAGGTTTTCGGCTCGGCAGATCATGACGCTTCTTTATGGGAAGTCCCTCTCGGCGGGGCTTCTTCATTTGATCTTTCTCAGGGTGCAATACCGGAAATGGCGCCGATGCCGGAAGCATCTTATGCTGAACAATCCGAGACCCTCTTCGAGGGCGCCCCCCCCGAGATGCCGTCGTTCTCAGGGCCGATGAGCCGCGATATCATGCCCACTCCGAAACAGGACTTGTTAATGGCCAGAAGGAGCAGCATCCCCGCAGCCCCGCCCCCTCCCTCTCCCGCGCCGCAGATACAGGCGAAAATCCTTCCCACCTCTGCGCCCGGCAAGAAAAGGATGCAGAAGCAGGAAGCTTTCAGGGAAAAGGCGCTGACGGGCACCCTGATGCCTGACCTGGAGCTTGATAGTGAGGAGGTCCTCTGGTCCGGCGAGCCTCTCGCAGGTCCCGGTAACGCCCCTGACTTCAGCAACTTCGAGCTTGACGGCATAGAAGACCGCCAGCGGGGCCGCCTCAGGATGGTGAGATCCCTCTCACTTTCGGAGCGCGTAGAAGAGAGCGAAACTGCCGTGATGCAGAGAATCGCCCGGGCGGTAAAGGCAGCTCAGGTCACGCTCCCGGGCCTGGAAGACATGCCTTCATTCCAATGCGTCTACGAGGCTGAGACAAGAGCCCACATCCCCGGCGACGGCTATCCGTACCGCATCGATCTCTTTGAGGGAAAGAGCGGGGCAAAAGTTCATTTCCGCTCGGTGCCCATGACAGATCCCCAGGTCTTCAGGCGGCTCATCGCGCAGAATCCCTTTCCCCTCCCTCTGCTGGGCGGCGCCGTGCAGGTCTTTCTGGAAAAAGCCTATCTTTTCTCGACAACCCTCAGCGATGTGGGCAGGGAAGGCGCCCTCACCTTTTCCCTTGGCGTCGAGCCCAGGCTCCGCGTCGCGAGGAACACCTCCTTTTCCCAGGATGAGAAGGGCCTCGTGGCCGAGAGCTCCCTGGCGAACCACCGCGTCACCATCCAGGTGCGCTCGCGGCTCCCCGAGCCTGCAGAGGTGGAAGTGATAGAGAGAATCCCCGTCAAGGAGGAGAGCGAGAAAAAAATTGACATCAAGATCATCACCTGTGAGCCGAAAGCCGATCTGCCTGAGTTCATCGGTGAGACAAGGCTCAGGGGCGCGCACCGCTGGAACCTTGCCGTGGCGCCTGGAGAAGAGGCTTCCATAAGGCTTGAATACCGCATTGCCATCCCTTCAAAGATGGAGCTGGCAGGCGGGAACAGGAGGATATAGCCATGACAATGGAACTCGCAAAGTTGCCCAGAGCCGGGCTCCCTGAAAACCGCACTGCCGTCGATGCTCCTGTAACGGACGTCACCATCACGGAAGACCAGGCTGACGTGGCAAGGAAGATCCCCGTCACATGGGAAAAGGGAATGCATCACTTTTTCATCACGCCCGTCACTCCTTACCTCGTGGACTCTACGCTCTGGGCCGAGGTGCTCCCCTCTGCCGATATGCCCTCTCCCCACATAGGGAGCGCCCGTGTGGTGAGGTGGTCCCTGGCAGACATCCCCCTCACAGGGGAGGACGAAACGACATTCCGGGGGCTCCTGGCAACCCTGGGAGAAAAAATTAATGAGCTCTCCGAGAGAAAAGCCCGCCTTGCCCTCCTCAGGGGAAGCCTCGCCAGGGGGCTCCCGCCGGCGGCGCAGAGCGTCATAGAAGAGGTAGTGGCATCGGGCGCGGAGCCGGAAAGCTATCAGGAGCTCCTGGGCCGCGTCCTTGCAACCCTGGAATCTCTCTCCCGCGAGGAGCAGGCAATAGTAAGCCTGGGGATGGGCTATGAAAAAGAGCTCATCAGCCTCAGGAGGGACTGGCTGGAAAAGACCTCACAGGAGCTCCACGTGACGTGGCTGGCGGGAATCCTTGTCACCATAGAGGCGAAAGAAGGCGGCCAGGGAACACTGCGCTGCGGTTACCAGGTGCCCTGCGCCCAGTGGAGGCCCCAGCATGAAGCCCATCTCATCAGCGAGAGCAGGGTCCTCCTGGTCACCAATGCAGTGGTATGGCAGAACACCGGCGAAGACTGGAACGGCGTCACCCTTACCCTCTCGACGGCAAAGCCCAGCGCGGGAATGGATGCCCTCCTCCCCCGGGAGGATATCGTGAAGCTCAGGGAAAAAACAAAAGAGGAGCGCTCCAGGATAAAGGTCGAGACCAGGGACCAGGCTATACAGACCACTGGCGTGGGCGCCGCAGAGGCCGAGGAGCCGCCCCTTCCCGCCGACGGCGGTGAAACGCAGCTTTACCGCATCGGGGAAAAAGTCACGGTCCCTGCCACGGGGCGCCCTTGTTATATAAGAATAAGCGGGCAGGAGATGGATGGCCAGGCAGCTCTCATGGCCACGCCGGAACTGGACAGCCATGTGTTTCTGGTCTCACAGGTCAAAAACGCCTCAGAGCGGCCTCTTCTCGCGGGGCCTGTGACGCTCCACAGGATGGGAGCTTACGTAGGGACAGGGCAGCTCGAGTTCACCGGCTCCAATGAAATGTTCCACCTCTGGTGGGGTTCAGAGGACCTCATCAGGATTGAGCGCTTCGCTGACAGGAAAGAGGAGGAGGCCACCCTCATCGCGCCCAGGAAAATCACCACGACAATCACGCTGCTCGTGAGAAATCTTTCGGGGGACCCGCAGGAGTTCACGATCAGGGAGCGGGTGCCGGTAAGCGAGCTGGAGCAGATCAGGGTAAAAATCAGGGAAATGCCCCCGGAGGCCACGGCGCCCGACAGTAACGGCTTCCTGGCCATTCACGCGTCGGTGGGGCCGCGGGAAGAGAAAAAATACCGTGTAAGCTTCTTGATGGAGGTAGACAAGGAAGTGGACTTTGCCGGCCTATGAAAACCGGCAGGGAAAATTCACGGCTCCTTCACGGAACCTTCATCATTCCTTCACAAGGCCGTGGTATCATGAAGCTGTCGAGGAGAAGGGGGTGGTGAGAAGAGGAGCACTGAGAACGAAGAGCGGTCACAGGAAAATGGAGGTTCCCCCCTCCTTTTTCTGCTTTTCGGGAATGGTATCTCCTCCTTTGAAAGGCTTTATCTGTGAAGGCTTCCTGACGGAGGTTCCGAAAAATCCTCCGCATGAGGCCTTTTGCGAGCACTCCCCGCATTCAGGGAGGAACATCTTCTTCCAGTCCGAGATGCTGTCACGGGCGAAGGGACGGACCTTTTCGGAAATGAGGCAGAGGGGGAGATTGTAAAGGGAGACCCTCATCATGCGCTGATTCAAAAAGACTACGGCCTTTTCGAGCGCGCCGCGGTAGTCTGAAGGCTCAACCCATACCTCATCGAGATTGGCACAGGCCACACCGGAAGTCTCCATTGCCATGAAAGCTATGTGGACGGCGAAAGGGAAGTTCCAGAAGATGAAATGGGCCAGGTCGGCGAGGCGCTCTGCATTCTGCCGCACGATAACCACCCGGATCTCGATGGGGCGGCCGTACCTCACCAGGTTGTGGATGCCGGCGACAGTCTCGCGAAATGATCCCTTTGCACCGGTGATTGCATCGTGCTCGACATCATTGTCGGCAAAGACGGGGATACAGAAAACAAGTCCCCGCGGGGCGCTTTCAGCAACCCTCGTGGCCACCTGGAAGTCAGCAAGCCTCCTGCCGTTCGTGAGAAGCTGCACCGGTGACGAGGGAAAGCGCTCCCTCAAAAGGTCCAGAACCTCGACAAGGCCGTCGAGCACAAGGGTGGGCTCGCCGCCAGTGATGCCGAAGGAGGGAGGCTCCGGGACCGC from Candidatus Eremiobacterota bacterium includes:
- a CDS encoding carboxylesterase/lipase family protein; this encodes MKIERLAPLIALVLICLGVFSTGAFSGASGSDGLAARTGAGMVKGTLEDGILVWKGIPFAAPPVGALRWRPPQPVKPWDGLKDCSAFGPWCPQPKQELIHAEQGRMSEDCLYLNVWAPAKGGEKKLPVMVWIHGGGCTTGGGAARLYDGKRFARQGIVLVTINYRLGPFGFLAHPLLSKESEHGVSGNYGLLDQIAALQWVRKNIGNLGGDPGCVTIFGESAGSGSVSRLMVSPLAKGLFHRAIAESGGVYGRNRHLRKKWYDMKPMEEIGIDVAKALKCDRAKDPLHAMRAKTSDEILAASRPAQGLFGGFAGDGVKYGWIVDGWVIPDDPGRMFRKGRVHNVPFMTGVNADEGTIFLPQLPLRTEMAYRLWMKKCFGNDADVALKLFPPDRKNIPATVNRFITVWAMAVPAKAMAADVERLPGKSYLYYFTRVPPAAHKADRGAFHGLEIFYVFGNLDRRLGIDDFDEKLSGAMNTAWAAFAGGGVPGGNGFPEWPPYRAKNDEYMEFGNEVKVSSGFFQETYEFFEKYYDKLQSMLE
- a CDS encoding PQQ-binding-like beta-propeller repeat protein, whose product is MEIKKAGYTGSTPPSMKLHREGNQKEDLPPSDSVTVGSPSLSSELPSRGFMAASFRNAASGGPVSLDALSALFEQKSGPLWEVAFPGVHGSSGGMKLMEDGSLYGVGYKTLAKYDTARGQVAWQKEFDSEPSASYLTTGKDSTLLVMLGFDRLYGLDPSTGKEKWSYKCNKTGLWDPAPQVGPDGTIFTFRGERLVALTPDGDEKYSRKVGKYSPSIVGIDSSGTAIVTSGNDVMALSPKGKELWRADGRNSCFFPQDRDHVYIPKNEKLEVRNREKGGVEWERTPADLGISSVTLHGAHGGKLIVGDGQKSSTLLCLDTVTGKTLWESKAQGDERYVRMFPEEGMLTVKDGDKLQALDMEKGTPLWTLDIPAGAKLGPQALSPKGALFVQVGKTVYGLDAATGKPFSRNDGFGWAGDLQVAPDGTTVFTQEYGTLKMMALDGRSLEGKVQEAVKDVQAEQADAGEKAKISEEDDFIIIDGLRLDKGPGSRKPS
- a CDS encoding response regulator transcription factor; this translates as MSGLLILIAEDDRTHNTVLKDYLEKIGYRTASAFDGKEALELFSRLKPDFVLLDVMMPHMDGIEVCRTLRKTSDTPILMLTALSEETDKLIGLEIGADDYLTKPFSLKEVAARIKAIMRRFRSGGEAGSNKAKIVSGDMLIDTEACSVILRGLELKLTATEFKILEVFARHPGKVLSRSHIAELAYGDTFEGFDRTIDAHIKNIRHKCSSVVPEHDFIETSRGLGYKFIAQGEQGR
- a CDS encoding ABC transporter ATP-binding protein is translated as MKSVKEFLKQFYEFSPKKIFLYMACTLSSAILEGISLLLLVPFLSAAGMGPSAAAGKPAFDEKLLVVILLLFLLITIIEEFIKRSTSILMIALKAGFYRALSDRFYEAFACSRWQVILKQRRSDIANALTNELKTIDIGTQISLQTFSTIPSVLIQIVVAFVLSWQVTLAAIACGILFFHVMKPVNRKLGDIAESLNNVLRDSLSDVNEHLGGIKEIKGYSAEKVHSERYQKKTRRTEEQYVQFIRTFSTSNFIYNTATIIMLAIFIYGAVALFHESVVKLIVLSIVFFRIWPLFATYQTSLQFFIMMIPAWESFSNRMRELEEAREESMEKPGTEPMVLQQGIEVKDVTFSYNQEEIPTLRHVSLSIPAHSFVAVTGLSGSGKSTFVDILLGLLEPSSGEVTIDGETLNPAMAHLWRSAIGFVPQDTFLFNGTVRENLLWSRPSATDEEIMEALKLAAADDFVKALPQSLDTECGDRGTRFSGGERQRIALARALLRSPSLLVLDEATSSLDTENEKRIIDAIKSLHGKMTILIVAHRLSTIREADEIVLFENGSAIEKGTFGMLMERENGRFHDLAREYAMK
- a CDS encoding radical SAM protein, encoding MLLTFQSFTNNPYVYDPRSNEIFRVDEHVFEELTTAGGNISEIRDEKVRQGFRDAGVSDEVLPLEDHDLFKKEIDAMQIGMRKLIIGLAHTCNLRCKYCIYSGNYADERSHEGKQMTEETADRLIDVFYVKRGDDYPKMCIFYGGEPFTNFPILKRIVEKITALRDDVGFSATTNGLMLKNEEILDFIKSYDFVINISFDGPSQEAMRIDQNGRGTFNDLMGLIEHIAEKYPDFYREKVGFNVTVTPASDLHETVEFFNTNPLFSGKTLNVIRHYDPDNVFCRKYDLMDHEKTLRDEFDKLRREYPAVFKEHRPFHDGCYLSPLARLDQRPMGDVTRLPLNSCCYPGLNAVFVDIDGTCSPCERTEHIKLGSIYDDEPVNLKTAEELVKKYQEIAGRHCPRCWAARLCAKCFSHVRRGTVTEENFVANCDDFRESFRKSMELFTTIKEIDENAFADVKVITELPVKEKQKA